Sequence from the Rhodohalobacter sp. 614A genome:
TTTCATCTAAATACTTTCTGTAAAATTTCCAACCTTCAAACAGAAACCAAAGCAACTTTTCATTGTTGAACAGGAAATTATATCCTCCTCCAAATCCAACTCCCAAAGCACCACCAAACCAAGAATAAAGGATATTTTCTTCCGATAAATCAAAATCAATAGAACTGATCTGTCCGGAAGTACCCTTATCAATATCACCGGCCATAAAACCCACTGCTACTGCTCCGCTAATATTTTTTTCCCCATTACTCACTTCCTTAATATCATTGAGAAAACGATCTTTCTTTATTACTGAATCTCGAACATTATCTCTCTGATCTTCTTTAGAAATTTTTTGAAAGAAAGATGAATTCGTTACCTGCATTAGGTGTAAATAATCTTCTGCATCAAAAAGCACAGGAAAAAACTCCTCTTCGAAAAACTCCAATGCAGAAAGATTCTTTCCTGTCTTCTTATTATAAACTTTCAAAAATCTCCGGCCGGTTTGCTGCGTATACATATCTCTATCGCTTTAAATAAAATTTGATGGTTCTTTCAATTCCAACCCAACCTTCTCATAATCATATTGCTCGGTCATTACGTAGGGTTCACTTCCAACTCTTTCCAGTCGTTGAACTCTTTCCCGAATTCTATACATGCTTTTCTCATTAACAGGAATTTCCAACCATTGCCGTTCTTCCCAATTGGCCTCTTTATAAGTTTCCAAATCTTGTTCCAGTATAGCGGAAGCTGAATCAATCTCGAGATATTTCATCAACACCGGCTCCGAAATGTGTCGCAATTTCTTCATCTGAAACTGGTCGTCGTTCCATTTCAGATACCCTGAGATTTTTTGAATGTCTATTTCCGGATACACTTGATCTATCAGCGATTGTATCTCAATAGTTGAGAGTGGTTCTTTGTCCGGCAGTAACTCAAAGCTCTTTTCAACCGTCTCTTTCCTGTAAGGAAGCGTATGTTCTTTTGGTTGCAGAACATGAATAGGCCGCAGTGTTCGATTCTCCGGTTTTTTGCGTTTTCTATTAATCCGTCCGAATCGTTGGATAAGGGCGTCCAATGGTGCCGCCTGGGTAATCATCCGGTCAAAACTAATGTCCAGGCTAACTTCTACAACCTGTGTAGAGACTACAAAGCATGGTCCCTCTTGCCCGTCAAAATCATTCTTTAATTGTTCTTCTCTTTCCCGGCGATCTTTTCTTCGAAATCGACTATGGATTAGCATGGATGGAATGTCAGGAAACATGCTTTTCAACATGCGATACGTTTCTTGGGAATCCGCTACAATATTGCAGACAATTAAAACTTTTTCTGTTTCCTCAAATGCTGTCTTAATGATATCGAATAGCTCATCTATATTTTCATTTTTATGGATAATATGCCGGTCGTACGTAGCAAGTTCATTATCCGTAAGACTGACTTCATATGTAGTATCTGCTCCACCTAATATTTCCAGCAATTTATCATATAGTGCTGTTGGCATGGTGGCGGTCCCTACATGAATTCGGCAGTTTTGTTCAATCAGCACCTTCACAATTTCCATTACCATGGCCTGAGATTCTGCCTGGTACGTATGAATTTCATCCAGAATTACATCACACCCTCTTACATCCATAAGGGTTGCTTCAAAACCCATCGTCCCAAAAATGATGCTGCTGGTTTGATGTGGGGTCAGTACTTTCACACTGGAACCCACAAAAGGCTGCAACTGAACTTCCTGTTTGCTGTTATTTTCATCTTTTGCCACAAGCCGTGAAGCAGCATGTAAAAGTCGCACATCGGTTTCTTTCGGCACGATTTCTTTAATGCGTTTGAACATGGCATTAATGGAAGCCTGAAACGGAAGCATGTAAAATGTTCGCCCTTTGCACCGGTTCAATAAAAATTCGGTTTTACCAGCCCCGGTAGGTGCAACTACCAATGTATGTGGTCTTTTATCTTCTGTCGATTTCATTGAGAGCGGAAACAATTCATTAGGTGGATGCATATCCACATATTCAGGCGTTTTGAAAAAGTGTTTTAAATAAGGCTTCAACTCTTTTCCTAAAGCAGAAGCCATGTGATCAGAGGCCATCAATAGCCCTTTCCATTCTGACCAGCCGTCACCTAATTCCTCACAATATTCATATACCCACTCTATGGCTTCCTCGGCTTCTTTTTCAGAAATCGCCCGTGTTTCAAATCCCAATTCATTAAGTAGCTTTAAAGCTCTTTCAGCCCATATTTCCCAATCCTCCAGATGAGATTCGAACAATCCGGCAGGCCCCTGTTGATTTAGAATATCGATAATACCCCTTTTTCTGTGATCACCTTCAACTGACTTATGATGAGCAACAATCATTTCGGTCAACGGCTCCCACTCATTTTTGGGAAAGAGTGGTAAAAAAGCTAATGATGAAATCTCATGGCGGTTAGGTAACGACTGACTAAAACCAAAACCCTCTTTATAATCATGTACAAAAGCCTGATATACTGGATGAGCTTTACCGATGTCATGCAATAAAGCCCCTTTTTTGCTTAACTCAACATCTTTTACAAAATGTTTTGCTAAGGGTATAATAGCTTCTGCTACATCGGTCAAATGTTGCTTTAAAGTGACAGAACCATAGACTTCACTTTTGGCAAGTAATTCAAGCTCTTGATATGTCTCAATAGACCATCGCTTCATAACAATTCATCCCGAATAGCTCCATCTGTTATTTCCAATTCTCCGTACATAGGTTCAAAATCGTTAAAGCGATTATACCCAACCATAAAGCCTTCATCTGAACCAGTGAATCTTAATTCGAAGCCTTCCAAAGCATCGAATTCTTTTTCACTTAATACTGAAATCCAAGCACTTTTATCCGGTAATAGAATGTCTTCATTTCTACATAGACAAATGTGTTGATCAAACGCTATTTCTGCATCTTCTCTGGAATTAAATCCTAAAATAAGAATAGGCTCAAGCATCACACCTCTGGTAAGTATGCTAAAATTCTCTCCCCACTTTTTTATCAGTTTAGGACGAGTCTGCTCCATTTGCTTGGAATAATTTTTGAAAGTCAATTTGTGACGTGCAATCTTCTCCACTTGCAATTTTTGGCGCATACCTTCTACAATTGAAGGCGTTAAAAACTGTTGGCTAAATGTGTGTATTTCATGTGGTTTTCCCCCATCTCTTACCGCCGTCCAGGGTTTTATAAAACCAAAAGGCCCCGTATATGTAACTGTATAAATCTTCATAATTTTGTACCGGTAGTTAATAGACCTGACAGGTTTTGAAAACCTGTCAGGTCTGAATATTCATGTAATTTCAGCTTAGTGCCCCAAAACCGCTTCCTGTCAACTCTCCCACTCCCACCGTCCAGGCAAATTCGATAGCTTTTGGATCACCCTTAACGATAACCGGACAATAATTAGCCCGAAGTTGCGTGCCCTTTAAATTCACCAATTTGGTTTTTGGGTTTGGGTAGGTCTTGTCAAAAGTAACTTTCAATGGTTTAAAGCTATTCTCAAGACCAGCTTCTGACAATTTCTTATTCAGCGTTCTTGAAAGGAACTCATCTACATCATCATCCTTATAAGTCAAATGCTTACGTGTTTCAGCATCTAAATTTTTTCGGACTAAAACCGGACTTGCCACTTTGAAGCGCTGCTCGTTATTAAATGAAGGTGTTTTAGCGACCTGAACTTCATCAACTTTCATCCCATAGAATACATCCG
This genomic interval carries:
- the cas3 gene encoding CRISPR-associated helicase Cas3' — translated: MKRWSIETYQELELLAKSEVYGSVTLKQHLTDVAEAIIPLAKHFVKDVELSKKGALLHDIGKAHPVYQAFVHDYKEGFGFSQSLPNRHEISSLAFLPLFPKNEWEPLTEMIVAHHKSVEGDHRKRGIIDILNQQGPAGLFESHLEDWEIWAERALKLLNELGFETRAISEKEAEEAIEWVYEYCEELGDGWSEWKGLLMASDHMASALGKELKPYLKHFFKTPEYVDMHPPNELFPLSMKSTEDKRPHTLVVAPTGAGKTEFLLNRCKGRTFYMLPFQASINAMFKRIKEIVPKETDVRLLHAASRLVAKDENNSKQEVQLQPFVGSSVKVLTPHQTSSIIFGTMGFEATLMDVRGCDVILDEIHTYQAESQAMVMEIVKVLIEQNCRIHVGTATMPTALYDKLLEILGGADTTYEVSLTDNELATYDRHIIHKNENIDELFDIIKTAFEETEKVLIVCNIVADSQETYRMLKSMFPDIPSMLIHSRFRRKDRREREEQLKNDFDGQEGPCFVVSTQVVEVSLDISFDRMITQAAPLDALIQRFGRINRKRKKPENRTLRPIHVLQPKEHTLPYRKETVEKSFELLPDKEPLSTIEIQSLIDQVYPEIDIQKISGYLKWNDDQFQMKKLRHISEPVLMKYLEIDSASAILEQDLETYKEANWEERQWLEIPVNEKSMYRIRERVQRLERVGSEPYVMTEQYDYEKVGLELKEPSNFI
- the cas6 gene encoding CRISPR-associated endoribonuclease Cas6, yielding MRLHLTLTPNTEPVPFNYQHPLTGALHKWLGQNDLHDKISLYSFSWLRGQAERVDGKLNFPNGARWFISFWESKYGSDLIQGIVDKPDVFYGMKVDEVQVAKTPSFNNEQRFKVASPVLVRKNLDAETRKHLTYKDDDVDEFLSRTLNKKLSEAGLENSFKPLKVTFDKTYPNPKTKLVNLKGTQLRANYCPVIVKGDPKAIEFAWTVGVGELTGSGFGALS